GAGATTTCTTCTTATTCTAATACAGATtatgataaaacaatatttataaaatactaattgaaacatacaattaaaaaaacttccaaTCAGTATAAGCAGCCTAAAGCATTCAGCACTATTAACATGCACCTGTACAAAACTTCCAATAAAGaatataacaaaacaatatGTATCACATACTAAATGAAGTTTatcagaattaaatatatttaatctaatcagtataaataagtataatcaAATTTTCAGCGCCTAGCCAATTATCATCATGATATGCATTAcccaatatttatatattatataatattatatactaatatttattatcagtAACTCAACACCAGtaacttaaatctaaaaatttttacaagtcagactattaaatttgatttttcaaataaaaaaatattcagtaaaatacAGTCAGCATGTATTTCAGACATATGCTTGTTAGACATCATGAAGCAGAAATATGTAAACCACTTTAGCTACGTTCAAAGCAGAGAACACATGTTAACATTAAGTCAGAATTTAATTACCATGcatcactaataaaaaaaaataacttcagaaACTGAGCAAGAATCACTAAGTATTCATAAGAGGTGCCAGTGATGTCATCATGATAGCGTTAAATCCAAATTggttttttctgttataaaaacTTTGTCACATCACAAGAtcttataatttaatcatattgtTAAAACACTTGTTCAAAACTTCTGATAAAGAATACCATGACAAAGTATGTATCATACTAAATGAAATGTATCAAGCTTCCAGCCAATTACCATTATAGTGTGCATTACTTACGACattaatgcaaagaaaaaaattagaaaaaccacAGCAAATTTAGGTGGCGGTGATGCTGGGGAGACTTTACTAgtctatgaaataactattgtggcgtaactaccactataaatattaaataccaaatcactagtatataagagaTGTTAACATGAttctatcatgaggtaccttttgatagatgaaggttgacatagtctataattaaatccccacattggtgacccagATTTTTGACATGACTACAAAAAACAGTGAAAAGATCGAAGCAACGATCGTCATGGACGTCGAAGCTAATAAAGTAAGCATTAAAATTCCACCTTTTTGGAGAGAGAAACCCGACATTTGGTTTTACCAAGTAGAAGcacagtttcaaataaataagatcACAACTGAAGaaaccaaatttaattatttgatatccCAACTGGAACCGAAGTATGTAGAAAATATTTGGGACATTATTAAAGACACTAAGCCTAACAAATATACCTTGGCGAAAGAAAGACTTTTAAATACGTTTAAGGAAAGCGAAAACAAGAGAATTCAGCGCTTAGTTACAGGATTAGAACTTGGAGATTACAAGCCAAGCCaacttttgcaaaaaatgaaaaatttaggaGCAGacgatttttcagaaaaagtgttaaaatctTTATGGCTTGATAAAATGCCGAATTTTATACGAAATATTCTGCTTGTCAGTGAAGAAAGTTTAGATAAACTGTCTACGATGGCGGATAAAATTCACGAAATGAAAACTGGGGAAGAAATATGTGCTGTTTCACCAAATGTTACCAACAATGATGCTTTAATTGCACGAATAGCAGCATTAGAACAGAAAATTGATTCACTGCAAATAAATGACCGTAGTAgatctaaatttagaaataattaccGAAATACATCTCGAAGTCGCAGTCATTCAATAAAAGCATTCAATAGGAAAGGTAAATATTGttactatcattttaaatttggtaatcGTTGCCGACCTGAGAAATGTTATTCACCATGTGCTTGGCGAGAAAAGTCGGAAAACTCCATGATGCAACAGGATTAGCGGCTACAACTGTTGCTGATGTTAATGAAAGCCGCAAGTTCAGATTATTTGTAAAGGATAAAAANgaaaaataacaataaattaaaaatttaatgtgattttaaagattgagaagtagttttaattttccgATAACATTAAGTAATTACTAACAACTAAGATTATTATAGATAAACAAAGcacaaaaaacaatataaattcttaatttctcaataaaatacTACAAAATGTTCTATAAATAAGGATCCACTACATAGAAACTGCTATCCGAGtctaattttattgcttcataaaaaaacttgttattttctttgaaataaatttagtttgattATCAGC
The nucleotide sequence above comes from Parasteatoda tepidariorum isolate YZ-2023 chromosome 6, CAS_Ptep_4.0, whole genome shotgun sequence. Encoded proteins:
- the LOC122269259 gene encoding uncharacterized protein; the encoded protein is MTTKNSEKIEATIVMDVEANKVSIKIPPFWREKPDIWFYQVEAQFQINKITTEETKFNYLISQLEPKYVENIWDIIKDTKPNKYTLAKERLLNTFKESENKRIQRLVTGLELGDYKPSQLLQKMKNLGADDFSEKVLKSLWLDKMPNFIRNILLVSEESLDKLSTMADKIHEMKTGEEICAVSPNVTNNDALIARIAALEQKIDSLQINDRSRSKFRNNYRNTSRSRSHSIKAFNRKGKYCYYHFKFGNRCRPEKCYSPCAWREKSENSMMQQD